A single Venturia canescens isolate UGA chromosome 1, ASM1945775v1, whole genome shotgun sequence DNA region contains:
- the Slik gene encoding serine/threonine-protein kinase 10, with amino-acid sequence MSFLSNLKKAFHFGGNDAKKKKLYNNIKIDCDPQEFWEMIGELGDGAFGKVYKAQHKQTNQLAAAKMCALEGEDDLSDFMIEIDILSEFKHPNVVELHEAYFKDGKLWMLIEYCDGGAVDSIMVELEKALTEPQISYVCQQMTKGLAFLHKSRVIHRDLKAGNVLLTMSGGVKLADFGVSAKNKHTLQKHDTFIGTPYWMAPEVVLCETFRDNPYDFKVDIWSLGITLIELAQMEPPNHEMSPMRVLLKIQKSDPPKLDQPGKWSKDFNDFIAKALIKDPSLRPTADELLKHSFINRTLDSKPIRDLLLEYKADVVEEELVDEEAEEQRTSQLPLELDQLADDSTSMRSDTDVKVTEKEGVVAAAEQAKKEDSHKREINRDGEKEEKSKKLRKADSKESIPTSVEKKPAPKPPVPVDVSEKKSSREKGPAPPPPAVRQNSKSEDKENVPKVTEASSGTELSEKSSTINDKRNEKMTAENQADHVRQSLNGEEQKGRVDDKKASEGSPEIEKKKGLTENKKDVDMRAKSVENKRTTVEKDQESLEEKRKSAPVQPESSDVWKKPVFSKQSSLDEKRGSESKVIEERPRYEKQISLQESRQSLEEKRKSVESKLNAVLEKRISMEAVKRMSDASIETLKRSTQSSSETSLFSEKNNARAFSSENIKTGGEFGTNKTERPAKSRSAGSSRNDSLENFDQQFDGDRKNRIHEDTVDRSSNRERRGSGVNVSVITSTPIRSKSLSRTESGDNVVVITGKSQSEQDPRSNTSTTVRITADSPDPSNSLASNVSQVTVVTTHPPVLIDATSTPPPLRRQSPISEVVIVANETNKTQVNESSTDDDGFTSLDSLEYTPHEQPIVITEAPKRIGKKLDESEVVIVSSIVNDELNEELTNERDTSHVSVVTVGDEGERVKDSSINASSKRNVARTISSNSDKCTNDHMLANRENVDDFTRTAMTVAGTTVESTDVDEVQDGKSRKMNGQLKTEQTGRNHEMARSSSGKVREKHDSKEKRASPDFYEASRSQSDSGSTRSHTPNKSNDRSDAESISTTTSQDSRGSNKENHAGRDSIRQFPEHEDEVVLRRKPDYNREQPRPPRSKEDIQMMNLKKKTRKRTRKFEIDGVVVTTTTSKVIYGDDENGRTYDDQIFRKQELRELKMLQKMEQKQFQDLSQKSHFNKDQQERRFEQERQLLERGAEADLDTLARQQRQQIERAEAQQEADLRLASKKIRGEQERDLKQFRDGLKQELRLLKQEVDLMPKERRKSAFKMRKEKLEAEHEEREKLFLEKLNESHETSLRRLSDSHREKIALMERQFLQQKQQLMRARESAIWELEDRQIHERQQLLKRQLKDIFFLQRHQMLIRHEKELEQMKRMNQRKEEELIKRQTVERRNLPKRIRNEMKAREMMFRESMRISISSALATDPDAERDKLKKFQENEKKRYRAEQQRFELKHARQLEEVRAQSDATIKELEQLQNEKRKMLMEYETMKLKEQEEAYTKELKEWKAQLTPRKQRLEEQFAMQLDEQEAIYGPSAIPLCLPPDLPDLTHHTAGSTRSSLSSVSEG; translated from the exons atgtcgtttctttCGAATCTCAAGAAAGCGTTCCACTTCGGTGGCAACGACgccaagaagaaaaaactctaCAATAACATCAAAATCGACTGTGATCCACAAGAATTTTGGGAAATGATCGGCGAGCTTGGCGATGGTGCTTTTGGAAAAGTTTACAAG GCTCAGCACAAGCAGACGAATCAGTTGGCTGCTGCGAAAATGTGCGCACTGGAGGGAGAAGATGATCTGAGCGATTTCATGATAGAGATTGATATTCTCTCAGAATTCAAGCATCCCAATGTCGTTGAACTTCATGAGGCGTACTTCAAGGATGGAAAACTATGG ATGCTGATCGAATACTGCGACGGTGGTGCTGTCGATTCGATAATGGTTGAGCTCGAGAAGGCTCTTACCGAACCTCAGATATCGTACGTTTGTCAGCAAATGACGAAAGGTCTTGCATTTTTGCACAAATCTCGAGTCATACACAGGGATCTTAAAGCTGGAAATGTATTACTCACGATGTCCGGTGGTGTAAAATTAG CTGACTTTGGTGTTTCCGCAAAAAATAAGCACACCTTGCAGAAGCATGACACATTTATTGGCACACCTTACTGGATGGCACCGGAAGTAGTATTGTGCGAAACATTCAGGGACAATCCGTACGATTTTAAA GTCGATATTTGGTCTCTGGGAATAACTTTAATAGAATTAGCTCAAATGGAACCGCCGAATCACGAAATGTCGCCTATGAGAGTGCttttaaaaatacaaaaaagtgATCCGCCGAAGCTCGATCAACCGGGCAAATGGAGTAAAGACTTCAATGATTTCATAGCAAAAGCTTTGATAAAGGATCCATCGTTGCGACCAACGGCTGACGAGTTGTTAAAACATTCCTTCATTAATCGAACATTGGATTCAAAGCCCATAAGAGATTTGTTGTTGGAGTATAAGGCCGACGTTGTTGAGGAAGAGCTCGTTGACGAGGAGGCTGAG GAGCAGCGCACATCACAGCTTCCTCTGGAGCTGGACCAACTCGCAGATGACTCTACATCTATGCGCAGCGACACTGATGTTAAAG TCACAGAGAAGGAAGGTGTTGTTGCGGCAGCCGAGCAAGCAAAGAAGGAAGATAGTCACAAACGCGAGATCAATCGGGATGGTGAGAAAGAGGAGAAGAGCAAAAaacttcggaaagctgattCGAAAGAGAGCATCCCAACGTCCGTTGAGAAAAAGCCG GCTCCAAAGCCCCCTGTTCCGGTTGATgtgagtgagaaaaaatcatCGCGTGAAAAAGGTCCAGCGCCACCTCCTCCGGCAGTTCGGCAAAACAGCAAAAGTGAAGATAAGGAGAATGTGCCGAAAGTGACTGAGGCCTCGAGTGGCACGGAGTTATCGGAAAAATCGTCTACGATTAACGACAAGCGAAACGAGAAGATGACAGCGGAAAACCAGGCTGATCACGTACGACAGAGTCTTAATGGTGAAGAACAAAAGGGACGAGTCGACGATAAAAAGGCATCGGAAGGTAGCCCGGAAATCGAGAAGAAGAAAGGCTTGACGGAGAACAAAAAAGACGTTGATATGAGAGCAAAATCTGTGGAAAATAAGAGAACAACGGTCGAAAAAGATCAAGAAAGTTTAGAGGAAAAACGGAAATCAGCACCAGTTCAACCGGAGTCTTCGGATGTTTGGAAAAAACCCGTTTTCAGTAAGCAGAGCTCTCTGGACGAAAAACGGGG AAGCGAGAGTAAAGTTATCGAGGAACGACCACGTTACGAGAAGCAGATATCGCTCCAAGAAAGTCGTCAAAGTctcgaagaaaagagaaaatcagTAGAGAGCAAGCTAAACGCAGTCTTGGAGAAGCGTATTTCTATGGAAGCGGTGAAACGCATGTCCGACGCTTcaatagaaacattgaaaCGTAGCACACAGTCGAGCAGCGAAACTTCGTTGTTCTCGGAGAAGAACAACGCTCGTGCTTTCTCGAGTGAGAATATTAAGACGGGTGGCGAATTCGGAACAAACAAGACTGAACGACCGGCCAAAAGTCGTAGCGCTGGATCGTCGAGAAACGATTCCCTTGAGAACTTTGACCAACAATTTGACGGCgatagaaaaaatcgaattcacGAGGACACGGTCGATCGCAGTTCGAATCGAGAAAGAAGGGGTTCGGGTGTCAATGTTTCTGTCATTACATCGACGCCGATTAGAAGCAAGAGCCTCTCAAGAACGGAAAGTGGCGATAATGTTGTCGTTATTACGG GAAAATCACAATCTGAACAGGATCCTCGTTCAAATACATCAACGACCGTGCGAATAACAGCGGATTCTCCTGATCCATCTAACAGTTTAGCGAGTAACGTGAGCCAGGTAACAGTAGTAACGACTCACCCGCCGGTACTGATAGACGCGACTTCGACACCGCCGCCGCTGCGTCGTCAATCACCAATTTCGGAAGTGGTTATAGTCGCAAACGAGACGAACAAGACGCAAGTAAACGAGTCTTCGACCGACGACGACGGTTTCACGTCGCTGGACAGCCTTGAGTATACACCTCACGAGCAGCCGATCGTAATAACGGAAGCACCAAAGCGCATAGGCAAAAAATTGGATGAATCAGAGGTTGTGATAGTGAGTTCGATCGTAAACGATGAATTGAACGAAGAATTAACGAATGAACGGGACACGAGTCACGTATCGGTGGTGACGGTGGGTGACGAGGGAGAACGGGTGAAGGATTCTTCAATAAATGCATCGAGCAAGCGCAACGTCGCTCGAACTATTTCGTCCAACAGTGACAAGTGTACGAACGATCATATGCTGGCGAATCGGGAAAATGTCGACGATTTCACAAGAACGGCGATGACAGTCGCTGGCACGACTGTTGAATCAACCGATGTCGATGAGGTCCAAGATggaaaatcaagaaaaatgaatggGCAATTAAAAACGGAACAGACTGGCCGTAATCACGAAATGGCGCGATCGTCGAGTGGGAAAGTTCGTGAAAAACACGATTCAAAGGAAAAACGCGCGTCACCTGATTTTTACGAAGCTTCAAGGTCACAGAGCGATTCAGGCTCGACGCGTTCGCACACACCTAACAAGAGTAACGATCGATCTGATGCTGAATCCATATCGACTACCACGAGCCAAGATAGCCGCGGCtcgaataaagaaaatcacgCTGGACGTGATTCAATTCGTCAATTCCCGGAACACGAAGACGAAGTTGTTCTTCGTCGTAAACCCGATTACAACCGCGAACAACCGAGACCACCGAGGAGCAAGGAGGATATacaaatgatgaatttgaagaaaaagactCGAAAACGTACCCGAAAGTTTGAGATCGACGGTGTCGTTGTGACAACAACCACTTCCAAAGTAATCTATGGTGATGACGAGAATGGGCGCACTTACGATGATCAAATATTCCGCAAGCAGGAACTGCGGGAGCTCAAAATGTTACAGAAGATGGAACAGAAGCAATTTCAGGATTTATCGCAAAAGTCACATTTCAACAAGGATCAACAGGAAAGACGTTTCGAGCAAGAGAGACAATTATTAGAGCGCGGTGCCGAGGCTGATCTCGATACATTGGCACGGCAACAGAGACAGCAAATCGAACGTGCAGAAGCTCAGCAAGAGGCCGATTTGCGTTTggcttcgaaaaaaattcgtggcGAGCAGGAACGTGATTTGAAACAATTTCGGGATGGCCTCAAACAAGAATTACGCTTGCTCAAACAAGAGGTCGACCTTATGCCTAAAGAACGAAGAAAGAGCGCTTTTAAAATGCGCAAAGAGAAATTAGAAGCGGAAcacgaagagagagaaaaactgtTTCTCGAGAAATTGAACGAAAGTCACGAGACTTCGCTCAGACGATTGTCAGACAGTCATCGTGAAAAAATCGCCCTTATGGAACGCCAGTTTTTACAACAGAAACAACAGTTGATGAGAGCTCGCGAATCCGCTATTTGGGAATTAGAGGACCGTCAAATTCATGAGAGGCAACAATTGTTGAAGAGACAACTCAAAGATATTTTCTTCTTGCAACGTCATCAAATGCTCATACGCCATGAGAAAGAATTGGAACAGATGAAACGAATGAACCAACGCAAGGAAGAAGAATTGATCAAGAGACAAACGGTCGAACGTCGCAATCTACCAAAACGCATACGCAACGAGATGAAAGCTCGTGAAATGATGTTCCGCGAGTCCATGCGGATTTCCATAAGTTCAGCTTTAGCTACCGATCCCGATGCCGAACGGGATAAGCTCAAAAAGTTTcaggaaaacgagaaaaaacgttatcGTGCCGAGCAACAGAGATTCGAACTTAAACACGCCAGACAACTCGAAGAGGTCAGAGCACAGAGCGACGCGACGATCAAAGAGCTCGAACAGTTGCAgaatgagaagagaaaaatgctCATGGAGTACGAGACTATGAAGCTCAAGGAGCAGGAGGAAGCTTATACGAAAGAGCTTAAAGAATGGAAGGCACAGTTGACGCCTCGCAAACAG AGGCTTGAAGAACAATTTGCGATGCAACTGGATGAGCAAGAAGCAATTTACGGACCGAGTGCTATACCGCTTTGCTTGCCACCGGATCTTCCGGATTTGACTCATCACACAGCTGGTTCGACCCGAAGTTCTCTGTCGTCAGTGAGCGAGGGCTGA
- the LOC122417913 gene encoding flavin-containing monooxygenase FMO GS-OX-like 4, translating into MGDSDKSTRIRVCVIGAGAAGLCAARHLASETRNFEPAVFEQQNDVGGTWIYEEKIGLDDHGYPIHSSMYANLRTNLPLKLMSFPDYLTLGQSTDAACGTHQDVLHYLHDYADHFQLRQYIQFNTRVECVRPVINADHWKKTSWKVRVRNIKTQVLEEKDFDAVVICNGHFFEPDIPLIPGIETFPGSVMHSHEYRKPDQFEGKRVIVLGASSSGIDIGIEVAGKASHVYLSHNHERLNGSLPYNMTQVAGVEKISNKQFTLRDGTNVEVDSFIYCTGYKYTFPFLDESCSIKIDENYVSPLYKHLVNVEHPSMCIVGIPTTVIPFALFHMQIKYYLRVLRGKVSLPTKAEMLEDSKLKSTNKRHAHTLGNQQFDYNDDLAISGSFERLPAYYKNGYLAWHEARAGNLLNYKDSKFVILPDNVNVQITPATLPA; encoded by the exons ATGGGTGATTCTGACAAGTCTACGAGAATTCGCGTTTGCGTTATTGGAGCAGGAGCGGCTGGCCTTTGCGCCGCTAGACACTTGGCGAGCGAAACGCGAAACTTCGAGCCCGCGGTTTTCGAACAGCAAAATGATGTCGGTGGCACTTGGatttacgaagaaaaaatcggcCTCGATGATCATGGATATCCCATACATTCGAGCATGTATGCAAACTTGAG AACGAATTTACCATTAAAATTGATGAGTTTTCCGGACTACTTGACACTGGGACAATCGACCGATGCTGCTTGTGGAACTCATCAGGATGTTCTGCATTACTTGCACGATTATGCTGATCATTTTCAACTTCGTCAATACATCCAG TTCAATACCAGAGTCGAATGCGTTCGTCCAGTGATAAATGCAGatcattggaaaaaaaccAGTTGGAAAGTTCGAGTGAGAAACATAAAAACCCAAGTACTCGAGGAGAAAGACTTCGATGCAGTTGTGATTTGCAACGG TCATTTTTTCGAGCCGGACATACCACTGATACCGGGTATCGAAACATTCCCTGGGAGTGTGATGCATAGCCACGAATATAGGAAACCAGATCAATTTGAGGGGAAACGTGTGATCGTCTTGGGAGCCTCTTCTTCAGGCATTGACATCGGTATCGAAGTCGCAGGCAAAGCAAGTCATGTTTATCTCAGTCACAATCATGAAAG ATTGAACGGTTCTTTGCCCTACAATATGACGCAGGTGGCTGGAGTTGAGAAAATAAGCAACAAACAATTCACTTTACGGGATGGTACGAACGTTGAGGTCGATTCTTTCATCTATTGCACCGGTTACAAATACACCTTCCCATTTTTGGATGAAAGCTGCTCAATAAAGATTGACGAGAACTATGTCAGTCCTTTGTACAAGCATTTGGTCAATGTCGAACATCCGTCGATGTGCATCGTTGGAATTCCTACCACGGTCATTCCGTTTGCTCTTTTCCATATGCag ATAAAATACTATTTGAGAGTATTGAGGGGAAAAGTGTCACTGCCAACGAAGGCTGAAATGCTTGAAGATTCAAAGTTGAAATCAACGAATAAGAGACACGCTCACACGCTCGGAAATCAACAGTTCGATTATAACGATGATTTGGCGATATCCGGGAGCTTCGAGAGACTTCCAGCTTATTATAAAAACGGTTATTTGGCTTGGCACGAAGCCCGAGCCGGAAATCTTTTGAATTACAAAGACAGCAAGTTCGTCATATTGCCGGACAATGTTAACGTCCAAATAACGCCAGCAACGTTACCAGCTTAA
- the LOC122417919 gene encoding trypsin-4-like translates to MTYSSLWMAEDSRQVSSGYKCLSKKSASDERVNGSTKMALFFILLSSVTVFCQLLHPSMAHKRVVDGSVIDIEHVPFMLSFRLNGEHICGAAIISDSWGLTAAHCIPIAHCNSQNYSVRSGSEYLDKGGRVEDITVIAVHESYDPLSQAYDIAAFRVERPFKRSSTTKPIALPGKTDVPDDWGVIAGWGYYSKRAVLSEKLEFAVVPKVDRMQCADDYEGRYSVTPTDVCYGYRKGGEDACKGDSGGPLFSSSNILLGITSWGDGCGQPRSPGVYTTIFLVLDWITEKTGVTSTH, encoded by the exons ATGACGTATTCTAGTTTATGGATGGCCGAAGACAGTCGTCAAGTTTCGAGCGGATATAAatgtttatcgaaaaaatcagCCTCTGACGAGCGAGTAAACGGCTCTACGAAAATggctctttttttcattttgctttCGTCAGTTACCGTTTTTTGCCAACTTCTCC ATCCGTCGATGGCACATAAGAGGGTAGTCGATGGCTCCGTTATTGATATCGAGCATGTACCTTTCATG CTGTCGTTCAGACTCAATGGCGAGCACATTTGCGGAGCTGCGATAATCAGTGATTCTTGGGGACTGACGGCCGCCCATTGTATACCGAT AGCCCACTGCAATAGCCAAAATTATAGCGTTCGCAGTGGCTCGGAGTATCTGGACAAAGGTGGTAGAGTTGAAGATATAACGGTAATAGCCGTACACGAAAGCTATGACCCTCTCTCCCAAGCCTACGATATAGCAGCCTTCAGAGTTGAACGTCCCTTCAAACGCAGCAGCACTACGAAACCTATCGCTCTGCCCGGGAAGACTGACGTACCCGACGATTGGGGTGTGATTGCCGGATGGGGATATTATTCG AAACGCGCAGTACTCTCGGAAAAACTGGAATTTGCAGTCGTACCAAAAGTCGATCGGATGCAATGTGCGGATGATTATGAAGGGCGTTATTCAGTGACGCCAACGGACGTGTGCTATGGTTATAGAAAGGGTGGCGAAGATGCTTGCAAG GGTGATTCGGGAGGTCCATTATTCTCAAGCTCGAATATCCTGCTCGGAATAACTTCGTGGGGTGACGGATGTGGTCAGCCAAGGTCCCCAGGAGTTTACACAACGATTTTCCTAGTGCTCGATTGGATAACTGAAAAAACTGGCGTTACGAGTACGCATTGA